In Eleginops maclovinus isolate JMC-PN-2008 ecotype Puerto Natales chromosome 19, JC_Emac_rtc_rv5, whole genome shotgun sequence, the sequence GCTATCGTCCTGGGTGCATCGTCTTCTTTTACTTTCCTCGGCTTCATTCTGAAAgaaattacaattttaaaagtgGTCATCAATATTATCACAGAACTATCCAGATTAATAAAGACCAGTATGTTAgtttttaagatgttttctCCCAAAGTGATACTTGTTTTCAAAGCCAgtacacaaaaatatattacaatacacacagcagcacaTAGTAACTGAACACACAAATAGCTAAATATGAATATAGACATTCTAACGTGCAGATATAGactgtaaaaaagaaagtgttttgtgttataaaaagaaataactCCTGGTTAAACTTTCACAAGTAATACACCTGGCTTGAAATACAGCTGAGCAGGATCACAGATTTGAATAATGTTCTGGTTGGCTCTCTGAATTTGACTACCGCCTGTGTGAACATCACATTACCACTTACCTTGCAAACTCTGCCAGCTGCTTGGGGTCTGAGAGGTCGATGCCTGGGATGCCTCCAGGGGGAAGCTTCTTTCCTGTCATGTATTCAGAGTAATCTGGTGGAGAGTTTTCACCCACGATTTGCTCCTCGTGATCTATGTCCTTCTTGTCATCTGAATGGAGGGGAACATAGGTGTTGATAATTTTAAAGAGAGGACCTTTTACAGGCCCACCACTCAAGACATTTCCTGTCCCTTTCTCTGTTGTCTATTTACTACTAATAGAAGCATATGACAGGAAATACAGGTTGGGCTCGAAGGTCTGTTGACACAGAGATATTCTCCAGATAAAGCCACCAAATGTGCTCTTCACAAAACGAtgtggaaaaaatgtgttttaaactgttgttttaGTGatagaattattattttgtcatgCACGTACCTTCCTGCAAACCATCTCCCTTCACTGAATAGGCTGAAATTATCTAGGAACATTTTCACTGCAAAActttacaaaaatgtacactttttaattaaattattttacaaCTATCCGATTACAAAAAACGGGAGGTTCaatttgttaaattaaataaatgggtcactgattaaaaaaaagaaataaactgtaaatagtATAACATTAGTGGTCATCTCAATCAAATAGCACTTATGATGGCTGACACAGCACTAGCAAACAGAGGGACTATTTTGGACACAAGATCAAGTTAGCGCGATTCATATGAACATATATGGTGAGATTAAAGCCTCGGAAGTGTAAAGTATGAGGGGTTCCTGAATGCACCACAGCTACAGATGAACTGAACTGCGCCACAGCGGCCTCGCGGAGCCAGCTGCACTCGCTCCCACTCTCGCCGCCATCTTCGTCGGCCAAATAAACGCCATTTTTTCGGGCCGCCATACTTTCTAGTCCGGGGAAATATGGCGGCGCCCATCGACACATAAAACATGGCTtcccataaaaacaaaaacatttcgAATGGCTTATAACTGCCTCAGAGTGGAAAAATAGTTCGTACTTTAGCGGAGGACAAGGCCCAAGCCGGGCCGAATCACACGGCACACTGGCTGAGAACAAAGCGTGGAGCCAACAAGAAATATTTCACTCAGGAGTCTGAACTTACCCGATGCCCACATAGTCACTGAAAACTCCCCCTCCAAAGTCTTTATCTGCACTTGCTTCTGTTCCCATTTTCTGCCCATTTCTCCCCCGCTTAGATAGCTCTTTTTGCCAGCTTTCTTTCCGCTTCCAGCCCTCTTCATCCGGCCTGTGGACGAGCTTCTCCCGGCTACAGTAACCAGAGTCTGTTCGATATAGTCCTCCTCCACGGCGGGTACTGGGATGAGGATTTGGTCCTCAAATCCGTCATCCGTGTGCAATTCCGAGTCCTCATCGCCCACTACTTCCTCTCTTGTTTGCACCAGAATAACCTCTTGGTGAGAGTGAATTGAGTGTGGATCGTCCGTGTCAAGCGGCTGTAAGGCGATCATAGGCTGGTGCTCTTCGTCGTCTCCTACAACTGTGGTCTCGATTGTCTCTACTTCGATTTCATGCAGTTCCACTATTTCTGCCGGCATATCTGACCCGTCCGCTTCAATGTACAGGGTATCCCCCGAAGCCATGGTTAATTTTGTATTTCCTCCTGCTGTTATGCTATTTTATGCACTCTCTTTACCCTCCTGACTACACACAATCTTACTCCTTCCTCTCCGAAAACAACTCTACACTAGTGTACTCTCGTCGCCACAATGCTCCACTTTCGAGATCTCGCGTGATTTGGTTTAAAACGGTCCCGTTCAAAAGTGGCACTTGCACATTTAAATGCCTACAAATCGTGCTCATAAAGTTATTGActtgaatgtaaatgtatgttatcAAGTTTGTTcaggaaatatttaaatgttgtaatgaTCGTATTAATCATCACAGTTAataacatatacatatataaccatacaataataataataataataataataataataataataataataataataataataataataataatatctcgGACAACACAAGCTTATGAGGCCACACTGTCATAGCTGAGTCTTGgtggtttttatttcaacttagattaaatgtttctattttatttgtaaaagtagaagtaccatagtgtttatcaaagctggtaaaggtgccGCTAGTTCTAATTACTTTTTATACTGCAGACTAGCTTGTGAATTTATTCCATGTGTaactaaaatatgtattaagtgtttattatattttacatcattaaacaaaatctgcaaagtaattaAAGGTATCAAATAAATctagtagagtaaaagtacaagatttcctcctgaattgtagtggagtagtaGTTATGGAAATACtgaggtaaagtacaagtatctcaaacttgtatttaagtacagcacttgagtaaGTGACATGCAGGCATCACTTATAAAGCCTTCAAATAATTCCACTGATCTTTAACAGATTTATGTGTTAGttagctaaataaaatgtggtcTTGTTTATAGAAATGGCTCAGGACTTTTTTATGTTCAATATACTGTTCCTGCAAACGTTTTACTGCAAATTAATAATAGCAATCATTCATAGCATCGCTctaaatatatagtttaaaatgtatgtatttgtttggaTGTATGTGAGCATGTGAACAGCCTGAAGCTCCTCCCCAGCTAGTGGGAGGGGTTTGTGATGTTGCATATCACACCTGCAGCCTGCAGCctgtgtgagtgggtgtgtcCCGATACTGTGAAGGTTTGATGTCACACATAACGCCTCTGAGCAGTTTACCTCAAAGGAATGAGAGTCATGGGGAAGACAGGTGGAAGAGGCGACTTTGAATGGGTCTACAATGACCAGCCGCACACTTcaagaagaaaagaaatccTGGGTAAGAAATTATGGACTTCATAAAGCTGTGAAATCAGCTCAGTTATATTCCTGGCCTGTTTCTGTAAGAGGGTGAGTCGTAAGTTAtcttacttttttctttactaAGGTCGCAGCCGGTTTAACCTGTTTACCAGCTGTTGCTTAATGTGTCCACCACAGATGCAGGATAAACTAACAAGAGAAACAAGATTTTAAGCCTCTAACTCCCACAATGAAAGTTGcgaaactttttttttagccCAAGAAGAAGTATTAATTAAAACTCACGTTAAAACCATAGATGTTTAATGTAAAGCTATGAAATACAGCCAATAAAATATAGGACAAagaaatatttgattttttttccccccttcaaACTTAGTATTTCCATGAAACTTTTTTTAGCAAGTCACTTTATCTCAGAAATAGGGAGTGGGGCAGAGACACTTATATCACTCataggaggaggagagcaaaaGGCATGATGTCAAAGTATAAGTACTCTGATAGCTATGAGAAAAATTGAGTTTTTTGGTCTCATCCTTGACTATTTAAGTCCAGAAGCTGTGTGTTGCTTTGATATGtgactgtgatggaaacttctgaagcaatggagacgaaactcagagaaaGACGAGTAGAGCTGGAACTtagatggcaaacactgaaggtttattatggaGTTAACAGCCGGAGaactgacaagacatttgctgcagccaggACGAGGAATTATCAATATGTCCAAGGTTTtcaccagttcagagtgtataatcaacattctatATTAGCGAgagtaaacaaatatggatcctaaatcaaactaaagctgtcgtacatgggaaaagaatgtgcgccagtgaacctacgttccagataagaagggcttctagataTCCCTAAACAATAACTTAATaatctcatgtcagcttgtgctcggtcagaaaccggcatcaacaaagcgcccaaacTGCCCCTGCTTAAgtgagattacagcaaccccagGGCCAAAGTACTATGCCATGGGAAGCAGACAGTGGAAtgagaaaatgatgaaataGGTCAAAGGTTTAACACTTAAgcaaaaatattccctaacagtgACCAAAGGCTTTCACCTGCTCATCACATTCCCTACTCATTACAAACAATGATGCAATTCTTTGCATGAAACAATAAGAAAGCAGTCTGGCAGGTTTCATGAAAGagtaacatttattcaacagcCTTAAACTAAGcctatttttaatttttattagAGAATATTTGTCTAAACTGTGGATTATATCTCTGATCATCCTTAAATTTCTTAAATTTCGAGGATAACATATCTGTAGAGCGGTCAGCATTGGTAATCTGATCTGTTTTGTAACttgatttaaaacagtttaGAGGAATAAGATCTTAATGTTTTGATGTACATCCGACCCTGGCTTTGTCCAGCAGTTGCTTGGTTGCTCAGGTGTGAAATAACTTTTGAATTATTAAaaggatttttcttttaattatccTCTGCCCCGCCCTGATATGAGAGGCAGAGCGATGTGTGTGTCGGAGTTTGTCGAGCCACcctccttttttattatcatgtggAAAATGTGATTGACAAGTGTTTTTATGTTGGGTTGAATGGCTAGTTGTTGGGGACTAGTTGTTTGCAGCCTGTTATGACTCAACATGCTCGTCATAAACTTCATTTAATCAACACCTCCCATTACAGTAAGGGTCGTATGgataataaattaatttcacACTGCCTCGTAATATTTTTtaagcagatttaaaaaatgtagcttCATGAAATGTATGTCACTTAACTTAACTTGACTTAACGTGAGATAAAGCAGATTTTTTTAGCTTAGGTTTGTGACTCttaataaaataacttgttcctctgtaaaataacgTTACGGCTTTCCTTACAGTCTATTTTTGATAGTTATTATTCCACTTGAATAGTGAGgggtttgttttctgttttttaggtgtttatttttgtatttgataaTTAGCTCTTAGTTAAGAGTCCTCCTTTgg encodes:
- the yy1a gene encoding transcriptional repressor protein YY1a; this encodes MASGDTLYIEADGSDMPAEIVELHEIEVETIETTVVGDDEEHQPMIALQPLDTDDPHSIHSHQEVILVQTREEVVGDEDSELHTDDGFEDQILIPVPAVEEDYIEQTLVTVAGRSSSTGRMKRAGSGKKAGKKSYLSGGEMGRKWEQKQVQIKTLEGEFSVTMWASDDKKDIDHEEQIVGENSPPDYSEYMTGKKLPPGGIPGIDLSDPKQLAEFARMKPRKVKEDDAPRTIACPHKGCTKMFRDNSAMRKHLHTHGPRVHVCAECGKAFVESSKLKRHQLVHTGEKPFQCTFEGCGKRFSLDFNLRTHVRIHTGDRPYVCPFDGCNKKFAQSTNLKSHILTHAKAKNNQ